In the genome of Nonomuraea sp. NBC_00507, the window TTGCAGTCTTGAAGGAGCCCCTCACGGTGAGCAGAGTCCTCATCACCGGAAGTGCAGGACGCCTCGGCCGCAGCGTGGTCAGCACGCTCGCGGCGGCCGGGCACGAGGTCATCGGCGTGGACAGCGCGCCGGGCACGCCGGCGGAGGCCGCGGCCACCCTACCTGCCGACCTCACGAACACGGGAGAGGCGTTCGAGGTGATCGCCAGATTCCGGCCGGAGTCGGTGATCCATTTGGCCGCCATCGCCACCCCGTTCAGCCAGCCGGAGTCGGTGATCTACCGGGTCAACACGCAGCTGGCGTTCAACGTCTGCGAGGCGTCGGTGGCCCTAGGCGTGCGGAACGTGGTGGTGGCCAGCAGCCCGACCGTGATCGGCTACGGCGCTCCGCGCGGGTGGGCGCCGGCGTACCTGCCGATCGACGAGGACCACCCGGTGCGGCCGTGGAACGCCTACAACCTGTCCAAGGTCGCGGCCGAGCAGACCATGAAGGCGTTCGCCGAGGCGGGGACGACGAAGCTGGCCGCGATCAGGCCGTGTTTCGTCATCCCTCCGGAGGAGTGGGCCGGCGCGCCCACGCAGTCGGGACACACCGTCACCGAGCGGCTGGACCGGCCGGAGCTGGGCGGGGTGTCGCTGTTCAACTACGTCGACTCCCGTGACGCCTCCGAGATGGTGGGCGTGCTCATCGAGGCGCTGCCCGAGCTGCCGAACGGCGAGGTGTTCTTCGTCGGCGCCGCGGACGCGCTGGCCAGGAAACCGCTGGCCGAGCTGCTCCCCCAGGTCATCCCGGGCACGGAGCCGTTCGCGGCGGGCCTCACCGGGACCTCCCCGGCCTTTTCGACGTCCAAGGCGGAGCGGTTGCTGGGCTGGCAGGCGAAGCGTAGTTGGCGTACCGAACTCAAGGAATCTCTATGAATCTCAGCGGTGTGCTGTTCTTTCCCGTGACCCCGTTCGCCGCCGACGGCACGCTCGCCGAGCAGGTGCTGGCCGAGCACATCCGGCAGGGCATGGCGCACGGTCCCGGCGGGGTGTTCGTGGCGTGCGGCACCGGCGAGTTCTCCGCGTTGTCGGAGGCCGAGCACGAGCGGGCGGTGCGGGTGGCGGCCGAGGTCGTGGACGGGCGCGTGCCGCTGTTCGCGGGAGCGGGCGGATCGCTCGGCGCGGCGCTGAACCAGGCGCGGGCGGCGCGGGAGGCGGGGGCCGACGGGTTGCTGCTCATGCCGCCTTACCTGGCGCAGGGGCCTGGGCGCGGATTCAAGGCGTATGTGGAGGCGGTGGCCGCGGAGCTGCCGGTGATCGTCTACCAGCGCGGCACCGTGGTGCTGGAGCCGGACGCCGCGGTGGAGCTGGCCGGGATCCCCGGAGTGATCGGGCTCAAGGACGGCCTCGGCGACATCGACCGGATGCAGCGGACCGTGCTGGCGATCCGGGAGACCTACCCGGACTTCCTGTTCTTCAACGGGCTGCCGACGGCCGAGCTGACCATGCCCGCGTATCGGGGCATCGGCGTGGAGCTTTACTCCAGCGCGGTGTTCGCGTTCGCGCCGGAGATCGCGCTGGCTTATCTGAACGGTGACGAGCGGCTGCTGACGGAGTTCTACGCCCCGCTCGTGCGGTTGCGCGGCAAGGTTCCGGGCTATCCGGTCGCCCTGGTCAAGGCCGGGGTACGGCTGCGCGGCCTGGACGTGGGCCCGGTCCGCCCGCCGCTGGTGGACGTGACCGACGAGCATCTGGAGGAGCTGGAGACGCTGATCAAGACGGGGCTGGAGCTGGCGACGTCATGACGATCGCGGACCTGCGTACCGAGCTGCGCACCGCCCCGCTGCCCCGGCCGTGGGGCCCGGACGTGCCCGCCAACCACGTGATCGTCACGCACGTCACGCTGAAGGACGGGCGCACCGGGACGGGGTTCTCGTGGACGCCGCAGATCGGCGCGCACGCCATACGGGCGCTGCTCGACCACGACCTGCGGGAGGCGCTCATCGGGCTGCCCGCGCACCCCGAAGTCGTGTGGGACCGGCTCTGGCGGCACCTGCGTGAAGCCGGACCCGGCGGGATCACCACGATCGCGCTGGCCGGCATCGACCTGGCGTTGTGGGATCTGCGCTGCGGCGAGGCCGGCCTGGCCGACGTGCTGGGCCGGCGGCGCGACGAGGTCCCGGTCTACGGCAGCGGCGTCAACCTGCACTACTCGCTGGAGGAGCTCCTCGAGCAGGTCAGGCGGTGGATGGCGGCCGGATACAAGGGTGTCAAGATCAAGGTGGGCCGTCCCGACCTGGCCGAGGACGTGGCACGGGTGGCCGCGGTACGCGAGGTGCTCGGGCCCGACCGGCTGCTGATGATCGACGCCAACCAGCGGTGGGACCTGCACCGGGCCCGGCGCGCTCTGGCCGCGCTGCGCGAGTTCGACCTGCACTGGATCGAGGAGCCGCTGCCTGCCGACGACGTGGCCGCCCACGTGGAGCTGCGCCGCTCCATCGACGTGCCGGTCGCGGTGGGCGAGAACGTCTACACGACGTACGGCTTCCGCGACCTGCTGGCGGCCGGCGCGTGCGACGTCGTGCAGCCGAACGTGGTGCGGGTCGGCGGCATCACGCCGTTCCTGCGCATCGTGGAGCTGGCCAGGACGTACGACGTGCCCGTCTACCCGCACCTGCTCCCGGACGTGTCCGGGCAGCTGGCCCTGGCGCTGCCACTGCCGATCATGGCGGAGGATGTGGAGGACGCGTCGTTCGCCGCGCTCGGGCTCCTGGAGGAGCCGTATCCGGTGGTCGTGTCGGACGGCATGCTGCGGGTGAGCGAGCACGAAGGGCTGGGACTGAGGTGGGCACGACGATGAAGGTCGTTCTGGCGGGGGCGAACGGGCACGGGCAGCACCATCTGCGCAACCTGCGCAGCCTCGCCGACAGAGGGCTGGTCGAGCTGGCCGGGATCTGCGACGTGCGGCCTGTGGAGGTCGACTTCGCCTCGCCCCTGCAGTCGTCCGATCTCGGCGCGCTGATCGAGAAGACCGGCGCGGAGATCACGATCATCTGCACGCCCATCCACACGCACGCCGACCTCGCGGTGACCGCCCTGCGCGCGGGCTCACACGTGCTGTTGGAGAAGCCGCCCGCGCCCAGCCCCGCCGAACATGGGCGCATCGCGGCGGCCGTGGCCGAGACCGGGCTGGCCTGCCAGGTCGGGTTCCAGTCGCTCGGGTCGGCGGCCGTGCCCGCGGTGCGTGAGCTGATCGCGAGTGGCGCACTCGGCCGGGTGCGCGGCATCGGCGGGGCCGGCGCGTGGGAACGCCCGTCGACGTACTTCACCCGCTCGGCCTGGTCGGGAAAGCGCCGCCTCAACGGCGTGGACGTGGTGGACGGCGCGCTGACCAACCCGTTCGCGCATGCCGTGGCGACCGCGCTGGCGCTGGTGGACGGCCCGATCGCGGAGATCGAGACCGAGCTCTACCACGCCAACCCGATCGAGTCGGACGACACGTCGTGCGTGCGGGTCCGGATGGACGACGGTCTCGTGGTCACGATCGCGGTGACGTTGTGCGCGTCCGAGCGACACGAGCCGTACCTGGTCGTGCACGGCGACCAGGGCCGCGCCACGCTCGTCTACACCCAGGACCAGCTCAAGGTCGAGCACGCGGACGGGTCGGTCACGACCACCGTGTACGAGCGCACCAACCTGCTGGAGAACCTCATCGATCATGTCCGTACGGGCGTGGACCTGCTGGTGCCGCTCTCCCGGACCGAGACGTTCACGCAGGTGCTCGACGCGGTGCGGCTGGCGCCGGAGCCGCTGCCGATCCCCGAGCGGCACCAGCTCCTCGCACGGGAGCCCGGCTCGGACGAGGTCGCCTACCGGTTCCTGCCCGGCATCGCGGACCTGACGGCCCGCAGCGCGGACGAGCTGGCCCTCTACTCGGAGCTGGGCGCGCCGTGGACGAAGGTGCGGCTCCTGGTCGCCGGCACGCCGGTGGCCGACTACGAGGTGCGACCGGACCTCCCGGCCACGGACTCGCCACGCCCGTACCTGCACGGGGTGCGGACCCTGGGCGGCGTCGAGGTCACCCAGGTCCGGCCCGAGGACCACGTACACCACCTCGGGGTCGGCGTGGCGATCTCCGACCTGGGCGGGGCGAACTTCTGGGGCGGCCGCACGTACGTGAAGGACCAGGGTCCGGCCTGGCTCGGCGATCATGGCAGCCAGCGGCACCGGGCGTTCTCACGGCTCGACGACGACGGCTTCACCGAGCAGCTGGAGTGGGCCGGCCCGGACGGGCGGCTCATGGCACGTGAGGAGCGGACGGTGGTCGTGCGACCGGTGGGCGAGGCATGGGCTCTGGACTTCACGTTCACGCTCACCAACCTCACCGGCGCGCCCGTGGAGATCAACAGCTCGGCCACCAAGGGCCGGGTGGGCGCGGGTTACGGCGGCTTCTTCTGGCGCGCGCCAGGGACCTCCACCGCCCGGACGACTCTGCCGGGTGACGAGCAGGCCGTGCACGGCAGCCGGGACCGGTGGATCGCCATGTCCGGCACGGACCCGGAGGGGCGGGACTGGACGCTGGTGTTCGTCCAGGACGACGGCGACGCGTGGTTCGTGCGGGTCGAGGAGTATCCGGGCGTCGGGCAGGCGCTGGCGTGGGACCGGCCGCTGGTCGTCGAGGACACGCTGACCCGGCGGGTGGTCACGATCGTCGCGGACGGGCGGCTCGACCACGTCCAGGTGGCCGAGCTGGCCGCCGAGGTTTAACCCGCGGTTTCCTGGCGGTTCCATGAGCCTGGCTAGGGTGCGTTGCCTGTGAGGGAGCGAAGCGAGCGAACCAATAAACACAGCAGTGCCGCGCTCACAGGGTCGCCGAAGGCGAGCCTGTGAGCGCGACCGTAATAGCCGAGCCTGTCACCGCCAGGGATCCGTTCTTCGACAACGCCAAATACCTGGCCATCCTGCTCGTCGTATGCGGTCACCTCATCGAGAACCAGCGGGACGCGCCCCTCGCGCACGCGCTCTACTTCTACGTGTACGTCTTCCACATGCCGCTGTTCATCGTGCTCACCGGCTACCTGTCGCGGAAGTTCACGTTCGGGGCGGGCAAGGCACGCAAGCTGATCTCCACGCTGGCGGTGCCATACGTGATCTTCGAGCTGGCGTACTCGCTGCCCCGGCTGTTCCTCTACGGGAAGTTCGAGCTGAGCCTGCTGGAGCCGTACTACCTGACCTGGTTCCTGATGTCGTTGTTCTTGTGGCGGCTGTCCACGCCGGTGTGGCAGCAGCTCAGGTGGCCGTTGCTGGTCGCGGTCGTGCTGTCACTGCTGACCGGGATGAGCAAGCTGCCCGACGAGCTGTCCATGAACCGCACGTTCGGCCTGCTGCCCTTCTATGTGCTGGGGCTGATGCTGAAGCCGGAGCACTTCCAGTGGCTGCGCAGGCCGTACATGAGGCTGGCCGGGGCCTGCGTGCTCGGCCTGGGGCTGGCGACGGCGCTGCTCGTGCACGCCGCCGTGCCGACGGAGTGGATCAGGTGGCGGCTGTCGAACACGGAGATCGGCGTGGACGACCTCACCGGCACGGCGATCAGGCTGGGGCTGCTGGTGGCGGGGGCGCTGCTGGTGGCGGCGTTCCTGGCGGTGACGCCGGCGCGGCACACGTGGTTCAGCGGGCTGGGCGCGGCCACCATGTACGCCTACCTGCTCCACGGTTTCGTCGTCAAAGCCACCGAGCGGTTCGAGCTGGGCCTGCTGCCGTCGATCGGGCTCGGCCTGGTCGCGGCCACGCTGCTGTGCACGCCGCCGGTGCGCAAGCTCTTCCACTGGGCGGTCGAGCCCCGTATGTCCTGGGCCTTCACCCCGCTGCGCAAACCCAGCTGAGAGAGTACTTTCGGGAAGTGGCCATCGATTTCACCCTCGCCCCCGAGCACGAGGAGATCCGCAAGCGGGTTCGCACCTTCATCCAAGGCACCGTCATCCCCGCGATGGAGGAGGTGAAGGAGCACGACCGCGACGCGTACCTGCGGACCCTCGCCCGGCTGCGCTCACAGGCGAAGGCCGAGGGCCTGTGGCTGCCGCACATGCCGAAGGAGTGGGGCGGCATGGGGCTCGGCCACGTGGAGCTGGCCATGGTGCAGTCGGAGGCGGCCAAGACCCGCGTCGGCCCGTGGGTGCTCAACTGCATGGCCCCCGACGAGGGCAACATGCACACGCTGCTGCACTGGGCGACGGACGAGCAGAAAGAGAAATACCTGCGCCCGCTGCTCGACGGCACGCAGATGTCCTGCTTCGCGATGACCGAGCCGGAGGTGGCGGGCTCCGACCCCACGCTGATCCGCACCGAAGCCGTACGCGACGGCGACGAATGGGTGGTCAACGGCCACAAATGGTTCATCTCCAATGCCCGGCGCGCCACCTTCGCCATCCTCATCGCCAGGACGGAGCCGGACGTGCCGGAGGGGTCGCGCGGCGCCACTACCGCCTTCCTCGTGGACCTGCCCAGCCCGGGCTGGAACGACGTGCGTGAGGTCGAGACCATGCACGGCTCGACCGGCCACAGCGAGATCCACATCCAGGACCTGCGCGTGCCCGACGACCAGATCCTGGGCGGACGGGGCAACGGCCACCGCCTGGGTCAGTATCGCCTCGGTCCGGCCAGACTCGCCCACTGCATGCGGTGGATCTCGCAGGCGGAGACCGCGCTGGACATGATGGTGGACCGCGCGCTCACCCGCTACAGCCACGGCTCCCTGCTGGCCGAGAAGCAGGGCATCCAGTGGATGATCGCCGATTCCACCATGGAGCTGTACCAGTGCAAGCTGATGGTGCTGCACGCCGCCTCCAAGATCGACAAGGGTGAGGATTTCCGCACCGAGGTGTCGATGGCCAAGCACTTCGTGGCCAACAGCCTCAACCGGATCGTGGACCGGGCGATCCAGGTGCACGGGGCGCTGGGATATTCGACGGACACGCCGCTGGCGAGCATGTTCCAGCACGCCCGCTGGGCCCGCTTCGCCGACGGGGCCGATGAGATCCACCAGATGCGCATCGCCGAACGCACGATCGCCGCCTATCGGGCGACCGGCTCGACGAGCGCCGCCACCGGCGACCTTCCTCTGTAGTCCTCCGCCCCTCCCGCCCCGGAACGACGTGCTCGCCTCCGGGGCTTTTTCATGCCATTGCCGGGCCAGGACGTGAATGTTACGGTGACACCTGTCAGAAATTTATTACACCAGACAGATCAAGATGAACAAGGAGTCTCATGAAGGCGATCCGCTTCTACGCCTACGGCCCGCCCAGCGTGCTCACTCTCCAGGACACCGGCCTGCCGGCGGTCGGGGACGACGACGTGCTGGTCCGCGTCCGAGCAGCCGCGGTCAACGCCGGCGACTGGCATTTCATGCGGGGCGCGCCCTACATCTTCCGCGCGGTGGCCGGCCTGACCCGCCCCAAGGCCAACGGCCTGGGCGCCGACTTCGCCGGGCACGTCGAGGCAGTGGGCGCGAATGTCACCGCGTTACAACCGGGCGACGAGGTGTTCGGCTGCGGCAAGGGAACACTCGCCGAATACGTCTCCGTCCGCCAGGACGCGGCGGTGCTGAGGAAGCCGGCCAACTTGACGTTCGAGCAGGCGGCGGCCGTGCCGACGGCGGCGGTCACCGCCCTGCTCGGCCTCCGCGACGTGGGACGGGTCCAGCCCGGGCACCGGGTGCTGGTCAACGGCGCCGCGGGCGGAGTGGGCACCTTCGCGGTGCAGATCGCCAAAGCTCTGGGCGCCGAGGTGACCGCCGTGTGCAGCACCGGCAACGTCGAGATGGTCCGCTCCATCGGCGCCGACCACGTCCTCGACTACACCAAAGAAGACTTCACCCGCGGCGGCCGGCGCTATGACCTCATCCTCGACAACGTCGGCAACCATCCCCTGTCGGCGATCAGACGCGTTCTGACCACCCGCGGGACGTTCATCCCCATCTCCGGCAGCGGCGGTCGCTGGGTCGGCCCCATAAACCGGATCATCGGGGGGAAGCTGATGTTCCTGTTCGGCGGCCAGAGGCTCGTGAACTACATGGCACGCCCGAGCAAGGACACGCTCACCGCCCTGCACGACCTCCTCGACGACAAGAAGATCACCCCGGTCATCGACCGGACGTACGCGCTGAACGAGGCGGCGGAGGCGATCCGCTACCTGGAAGAAGGACACGCCAGGGGCAAAGTCGTCATCACCGTCTGAACCGCCGGCTCGGGCTCGAGGTAGCGGTGCAACACCGGATGCCACCGGTTGGCGCGGCGGTCGCGGAGGGCGGCGACGGCGATGCAATATTTGCTCACACTCACCGGCCGCACCCCCATCCCCCATAACACCCGATCGACGGCCGCCTTGCCGTCCGCGGACTTCGACTCCAGCAGGACCAGGTCCCGGCGGGCGGGCACGACCCGGCCCGCACCGCGGCAGACCAGACCGGTGTCGCAGGTGAGCCGGGCCATTCCTGCCCGGTCCACCAGGGTCACCCTCTTGTAGTCGGTGGACAGGACCGGCCCCAGCGGGCGGGGCATGGTCAGGCGGAGCTCACGCACCAGGGTGTCGCTCACGAAGTCCAGCGCCTCCGCGGTGAGCGCGTGCGCCGGCGCGTCGTCGTAGGGGATGCGGTGTTTGTCGGTGCTGCCGCGTGCCCCGCTGAGCTTGAGCTCCAGCCACCGGCCGCCCCCGTCCAGGTACGTCCGCGTCCGGAGCTTGAACCGGCGGCGCCGGTCCTGCCGATGCTGCCGGAAGGTGACCAGGTCCGGCGTGTCGAAGTACGTCGAGGTGTAGCGGAACTGCCGCCGCCCGTCGATCCGCAACACCGCGAACCGGTCACCCAGCTCGGCGGCGAGCCTGACCATGGTCGCGGCCGGCACGATGTACTTGGAGTCCACCCGGCTCATCAGCTCCGGCACGTCCTCGAGCTCGATCGCCGCCGCCCCCGCGGCGACCCCGGCGAGCACCACGTCCGCGTTCACCGCACCCTCGCCTTCATGTCCGGCACCACGTAGCGCACGTCCACGACGGTCACGTCGCGTACGTAGTCCACCTGAGTGACCATGGCCTGCAGCACCCGGGCCCGCAGCCGGCTCTCCAGGTCGGCCTTCAGCAGCTCCGGGTCCGCGTGCACGACGTCCAGCGTCACGAGCTGCTGGCGGGTGCGGCCGAGCAGCCCGCGGTGGTCGGCGACGTACATCACCGCGAGCAGCACCCCGTTCAGGGTGAGAGCCGTCAGCGGCATCGCCGCCGCGATCCCGTTGACCAGCCCCAGCACGATCGCGACAAAGTAGTAGGCGATCTCCTGCTGGGTGATCTCGCTGGAGCGCAGCCGGATGATCGACAGCAGCCCGAACAGCCCGAATCCGACGGCGATGTCGACCCGCTGGACAAGCAGCAGCGACACCACCGCGAAGATGCCCACGTTCAACGCAATGTAGGCGAACAGCAGATCGCGCCTGTGGTGGCGCCGATAGTAGATGCCGTAGGCGAGCAAGATGATCGCCACGAGGTCCATCGCCAGTCCGGTGAACACGGTCCCTCCTCTTTCTGTCCTGTTGATGAACAGCCTGGAGGAGCCCGGTGAAGCGGATGTGAGGCGATGATTAGGCGACTCTCATGCGGTATCCGGTGCCGCGTACGGTCTCGATCCGGTCCGCGCCGATCTTGCGACGCAGGTACCGCACGTAGACGTCCACGACGTTCGAGCCGGGGTCGAAGTCGAACCCCCACACGTGGCTCAGCAGTTGCTCCCGGGTCAGCACCTGGTCCGGGTGCCGGCAGAAGATCTCCGCCAGCGCGAACTCCCTGGTGGACAGGTCCACCGCCCGATCCCCCACGTAAGCCCGCCTGGTCCGCAGATCCAGCGACAGATCCGACACGCGCAGCACGGTCACCTCGGGCGTGCGCTCGGCCCGCAGCCGCAGCCGCACGCGCGCCAGCAGTTCCTCGAAGGCGAAGGGCTTGGCGATGTAGTCGTCCGCGCCGCCCTCCAGCCCCGCCACGGTGTCGGTGACGCTGCCGCGGGCGGTCAGGATGATCACCGGGATGGTCACCTTGGACTCCCGCAACCGCCGCAACACCGTGAAGCCATCGCTCAACGGCAACCCGATGTCCAGGATGAGCAGGTCGAACCCGCCCGCGCACGCCAGGTCGTACGCCGCGAGCCCGTCCCCCACCACGGCGGTCACGAACCCGTTGGCCCGCAGCCCCTTCTCCACGAAGGAGGCGATCCTGGCCTCGTCCTCGGCGATCAGAATGCGGTTCACCGCACCTCCCACAGCGGGATGGACATGACAAAACAGGCCCCGCCGCCCGGGGCCTCGGTCACCTGTACCCAGCCCTCATGGGCCTCGGCGATGGATTTCACGATGGCCAGGCCGAGCCCGGACCCGTCATGGGCGCCGGTGCGGCCCGCCCCGCGGGTGAACCGGCCGAAGATGCGCTCCCGGTCGGCCGGCGCCACTCCGGGGCCGCTGTCGCGTACCCACAGCTCGGCCCGCCCGTCCCGGACGGCCGACCCCACGGCGATCAGGTCGCCGTCCTTCGTGTGCCGGAAAGCGTTGGCGACCAGCTGCATGAGCGCCTGCGTGAGCAGCTGGCGGTCGGCCGGCACGCGAGCCTCGGCCACCTCGTCCACCCGCCACTTCCGCTCGCCGAGCGCCCGCGCCTTGGCGACCACGCTGACCGTGAGGTCGGCCAGCTCGACGGTGTCCACGGCCAGGAAGCCCGGCTGCTCGGCCTTGGCGAGGGTGAGGAGGTCATCGACGATGCGGTTCATGCGCTCCAGCTCGTCGGTGACCAGGGCCAGCGTCTCAGCGCGGTCGGCCGGGTCGTCGCCCATGAGCTCGAGGTGGCCGCGGATGACGGTGATCGGCGTACGCAGCTCGTGCCCGGCGTCGTCGAGGAAGTTCCGCTGCGCCAAGAAGGCCCGTTCCAGCCGGTCCAGCATGTGGTTGAACGTGCCGGCGAGCGCGGCCACGTCGTCGTCACCCGGCACGTCCAATCTGCGGGTCAGGTCGGAGGAGTCGCTGATCTGCTCGGCCGTCTGGCTGACCAGCCGGACCGGCGCCAGCACCCGCCCGGCCACGAACCACCCGGCCGCCCCGGCCAGCGCCATCGCGGCCAGCGCGGACAACCCGAGCACCCGCACCGCCTCCACGATCTCACTACGGTGCCTGTCGTAGAAGATCGCCACCACGAGGTGGGCGGGGCGGGGGTCGGCGGTCACCCTGACCGGGATGACCGCGTAGCGGACCCTTCCCCCGGCGCTCTCGACATTCCCGCTGACCGTCCTGGTGGCCGCGGCCAGCCGCGCCACCAGGTCGTCGTCGGTGTCGAGACGCACGGGCGGCGGGATCGCCGTGATCCTGTGGGGCTGGCCGTCGACGATGCTGAAGAAGGTCTCATGCCGGTCCGGCGAGTTGATCGCGAGGTACCCCTCGAGCAGGACCTCGACGTCCGTGACGGCACGGTTGTTGTCCGCGTAGCTCCGCAGCTTGTCGACCTCGTTCTCGAGCTCGTGCCGCACCCGGTTGTCCAGGCCGGTCTGCAGGAAGGTCCAGGTCGCGAAGATCGAGACTGACAGGGCGAGGCCGACGACGACGAGCATCCAGCCCACGATCCGGGCACGGGCGCTCACTCGCATACGGCCTTCCCATCAGTCATCACCGTCATCGTCCCCGCCGTCGTCGCCGTCGTCATCGTCACCATCATCGCCGCCGGGCCTGGGAGACGGCGGTTTGACCGGCTCGGCCTTGGTCTTGCGCGGGGCAGGCCGCTTGCTCTCGGTCCGCTCGGACGTGCCGGCCGCATCGCCCGGCTGGCTCCGGCCAGGCGACGGGGATTGACTTCGATCAGCCGCCGGCGAGGCCGGGGCCGAAGGGGACGGCGTGACCACGACGGGCTCACCCAGGTCAGACCCTTGATCGGCCGCATTGACCAGTCCCACCGACAGCAGCCCGGCCACCGCCACACCCA includes:
- a CDS encoding polyphosphate polymerase domain-containing protein, with product MNADVVLAGVAAGAAAIELEDVPELMSRVDSKYIVPAATMVRLAAELGDRFAVLRIDGRRQFRYTSTYFDTPDLVTFRQHRQDRRRRFKLRTRTYLDGGGRWLELKLSGARGSTDKHRIPYDDAPAHALTAEALDFVSDTLVRELRLTMPRPLGPVLSTDYKRVTLVDRAGMARLTCDTGLVCRGAGRVVPARRDLVLLESKSADGKAAVDRVLWGMGVRPVSVSKYCIAVAALRDRRANRWHPVLHRYLEPEPAVQTVMTTLPLACPSSR
- a CDS encoding acyltransferase family protein, with product MSATVIAEPVTARDPFFDNAKYLAILLVVCGHLIENQRDAPLAHALYFYVYVFHMPLFIVLTGYLSRKFTFGAGKARKLISTLAVPYVIFELAYSLPRLFLYGKFELSLLEPYYLTWFLMSLFLWRLSTPVWQQLRWPLLVAVVLSLLTGMSKLPDELSMNRTFGLLPFYVLGLMLKPEHFQWLRRPYMRLAGACVLGLGLATALLVHAAVPTEWIRWRLSNTEIGVDDLTGTAIRLGLLVAGALLVAAFLAVTPARHTWFSGLGAATMYAYLLHGFVVKATERFELGLLPSIGLGLVAATLLCTPPVRKLFHWAVEPRMSWAFTPLRKPS
- a CDS encoding DUF6807 family protein, with the translated sequence MKVVLAGANGHGQHHLRNLRSLADRGLVELAGICDVRPVEVDFASPLQSSDLGALIEKTGAEITIICTPIHTHADLAVTALRAGSHVLLEKPPAPSPAEHGRIAAAVAETGLACQVGFQSLGSAAVPAVRELIASGALGRVRGIGGAGAWERPSTYFTRSAWSGKRRLNGVDVVDGALTNPFAHAVATALALVDGPIAEIETELYHANPIESDDTSCVRVRMDDGLVVTIAVTLCASERHEPYLVVHGDQGRATLVYTQDQLKVEHADGSVTTTVYERTNLLENLIDHVRTGVDLLVPLSRTETFTQVLDAVRLAPEPLPIPERHQLLAREPGSDEVAYRFLPGIADLTARSADELALYSELGAPWTKVRLLVAGTPVADYEVRPDLPATDSPRPYLHGVRTLGGVEVTQVRPEDHVHHLGVGVAISDLGGANFWGGRTYVKDQGPAWLGDHGSQRHRAFSRLDDDGFTEQLEWAGPDGRLMAREERTVVVRPVGEAWALDFTFTLTNLTGAPVEINSSATKGRVGAGYGGFFWRAPGTSTARTTLPGDEQAVHGSRDRWIAMSGTDPEGRDWTLVFVQDDGDAWFVRVEEYPGVGQALAWDRPLVVEDTLTRRVVTIVADGRLDHVQVAELAAEV
- a CDS encoding 5-dehydro-4-deoxyglucarate dehydratase, which produces MNLSGVLFFPVTPFAADGTLAEQVLAEHIRQGMAHGPGGVFVACGTGEFSALSEAEHERAVRVAAEVVDGRVPLFAGAGGSLGAALNQARAAREAGADGLLLMPPYLAQGPGRGFKAYVEAVAAELPVIVYQRGTVVLEPDAAVELAGIPGVIGLKDGLGDIDRMQRTVLAIRETYPDFLFFNGLPTAELTMPAYRGIGVELYSSAVFAFAPEIALAYLNGDERLLTEFYAPLVRLRGKVPGYPVALVKAGVRLRGLDVGPVRPPLVDVTDEHLEELETLIKTGLELATS
- a CDS encoding NAD(P)-dependent alcohol dehydrogenase, encoding MKAIRFYAYGPPSVLTLQDTGLPAVGDDDVLVRVRAAAVNAGDWHFMRGAPYIFRAVAGLTRPKANGLGADFAGHVEAVGANVTALQPGDEVFGCGKGTLAEYVSVRQDAAVLRKPANLTFEQAAAVPTAAVTALLGLRDVGRVQPGHRVLVNGAAGGVGTFAVQIAKALGAEVTAVCSTGNVEMVRSIGADHVLDYTKEDFTRGGRRYDLILDNVGNHPLSAIRRVLTTRGTFIPISGSGGRWVGPINRIIGGKLMFLFGGQRLVNYMARPSKDTLTALHDLLDDKKITPVIDRTYALNEAAEAIRYLEEGHARGKVVITV
- a CDS encoding NAD-dependent epimerase/dehydratase family protein, whose protein sequence is MSRVLITGSAGRLGRSVVSTLAAAGHEVIGVDSAPGTPAEAAATLPADLTNTGEAFEVIARFRPESVIHLAAIATPFSQPESVIYRVNTQLAFNVCEASVALGVRNVVVASSPTVIGYGAPRGWAPAYLPIDEDHPVRPWNAYNLSKVAAEQTMKAFAEAGTTKLAAIRPCFVIPPEEWAGAPTQSGHTVTERLDRPELGGVSLFNYVDSRDASEMVGVLIEALPELPNGEVFFVGAADALARKPLAELLPQVIPGTEPFAAGLTGTSPAFSTSKAERLLGWQAKRSWRTELKESL
- a CDS encoding acyl-CoA dehydrogenase family protein, producing the protein MAIDFTLAPEHEEIRKRVRTFIQGTVIPAMEEVKEHDRDAYLRTLARLRSQAKAEGLWLPHMPKEWGGMGLGHVELAMVQSEAAKTRVGPWVLNCMAPDEGNMHTLLHWATDEQKEKYLRPLLDGTQMSCFAMTEPEVAGSDPTLIRTEAVRDGDEWVVNGHKWFISNARRATFAILIARTEPDVPEGSRGATTAFLVDLPSPGWNDVREVETMHGSTGHSEIHIQDLRVPDDQILGGRGNGHRLGQYRLGPARLAHCMRWISQAETALDMMVDRALTRYSHGSLLAEKQGIQWMIADSTMELYQCKLMVLHAASKIDKGEDFRTEVSMAKHFVANSLNRIVDRAIQVHGALGYSTDTPLASMFQHARWARFADGADEIHQMRIAERTIAAYRATGSTSAATGDLPL
- a CDS encoding DUF4956 domain-containing protein, with the protein product MFTGLAMDLVAIILLAYGIYYRRHHRRDLLFAYIALNVGIFAVVSLLLVQRVDIAVGFGLFGLLSIIRLRSSEITQQEIAYYFVAIVLGLVNGIAAAMPLTALTLNGVLLAVMYVADHRGLLGRTRQQLVTLDVVHADPELLKADLESRLRARVLQAMVTQVDYVRDVTVVDVRYVVPDMKARVR
- a CDS encoding response regulator transcription factor, coding for MNRILIAEDEARIASFVEKGLRANGFVTAVVGDGLAAYDLACAGGFDLLILDIGLPLSDGFTVLRRLRESKVTIPVIILTARGSVTDTVAGLEGGADDYIAKPFAFEELLARVRLRLRAERTPEVTVLRVSDLSLDLRTRRAYVGDRAVDLSTREFALAEIFCRHPDQVLTREQLLSHVWGFDFDPGSNVVDVYVRYLRRKIGADRIETVRGTGYRMRVA
- a CDS encoding mandelate racemase/muconate lactonizing enzyme family protein, with product MTIADLRTELRTAPLPRPWGPDVPANHVIVTHVTLKDGRTGTGFSWTPQIGAHAIRALLDHDLREALIGLPAHPEVVWDRLWRHLREAGPGGITTIALAGIDLALWDLRCGEAGLADVLGRRRDEVPVYGSGVNLHYSLEELLEQVRRWMAAGYKGVKIKVGRPDLAEDVARVAAVREVLGPDRLLMIDANQRWDLHRARRALAALREFDLHWIEEPLPADDVAAHVELRRSIDVPVAVGENVYTTYGFRDLLAAGACDVVQPNVVRVGGITPFLRIVELARTYDVPVYPHLLPDVSGQLALALPLPIMAEDVEDASFAALGLLEEPYPVVVSDGMLRVSEHEGLGLRWARR